The region CTGTAGGTGTGATGGAGGCGTTACACTGTAGGTGTGATGGAGGCGTTACCCTGTAGGTGTGATGGAGGCGTTACACTGTAGGTGTGATGGAGGTGTTACCCTGTAGGTGTGATGGAGGCGTTACCCTGTAGGTGTGATGGAGGCGTTACCCTGTAGGTGTGCAGGCGTTACCCTGTAGGTGTGATGGAGGCGTTACACTGTAGGTGTGGAGGCGTTACCCTGTAGGTGTGATGGAGGCGTTACACTGTAGGTGTGATGGAGGCGTTACCCTGTAGGTGTGATGGAGGCGTTACCCTGTAGGTGTGATGGAGGCGTTACCCTGTAGGTGTGATGGAGGCGTTACACTGTGGGTGTGATGGAGGCGTAAGTTGCAAGCTTCTGCTAAATTACATACACATATTATTAAATATTCTGAACGGTCAGACCTCTTGACAAGGTCGCTGTGCCTCCTTTGTTTAATTTTCATTAGAGAAAATCATTTGAATTTGCATCCCTCAGGATCTCTCCGGCCAATAGGGTCCAGCTGAGACATCATCTCTCAGAGCAGTCATCCCTCAGGGTCTCTACGGCCAATAGGGTCCAGCTGAGACATCATCTCTCAGAGCAGTCATCCCTCAGGGTCTCTATGGCCAATAGGGTCCAGCTGAGACATCATCTCTCAGAGCAGTCATCCCTCAGGGTCTCTACGGCCAATAGAGTCCAGCTGAGACATCTTCTCTCAGAGCAGTCATCCCTCAGGGTCTCTACGGCCAATAGGGTCCAGCTGAGACATCTTCTCTCAGAGCAGTCATCCCTATGCTGCCCCCTGCTGATAGGTCATCTCTCAGGGCATCTATGAGGAGAAGTGGGGGTTTCGAAAGGTGCCACTCAAGATGTTTGGGTTATGGGACATTACTCATGGTCTGAAGAAATGACAGTAAGGAATTTCAGTTAAGCCCAAAAAAGGTCTTCCCTCACTGTGAGCTGTGAACTTTACCTGCAGGTAGCCACGTATGTAACGTTACGTTTTCCAGAAATCTaaacgctagctaacgttagctaccttaacttattttaaaaaaatatatgcattACATTTTACAATGTTTTGTTTATTATTGaattattgaatattatatggtTCCTTTCGAAATCCCCACTTCTCCTCATATATGCACTGAGAGACGACCTATCAGCAGGGGGCAGCATAGAGACCCTGgactttttacattttacattttagtcatttagcagacgctcttatccagagcgacttacagtagtgaatacatacatttcatgcatttttttcaaaaaaaattgttgtactggccccccgtgggaatcgaacccacaaccctggtgttgcacacaccatgctctaccaactgagccacagggaaggccggcCCATTCACCATCTCTACCTCGTCTTCATTTCCTTCAGGTTCATTGATCCTCCATCGTCCTATTCTTCAAATCCCGATTGTTTTAACCTAGTTCGCTGTTCTGCCAGACTCATGAGCTCACTCTGTAAATTGTCCACCGTTGCTCTGCTCTCAAATTCGATCAAACATTTGCTTAGTTCTTGAAGGTGCTGTCTGTGGAAGGCCACTGGCACTAAAGGTTTTAGGGTCCAGAAGAGCAATGTCGACCATACAAAGTGTCATTACTCAGAAATCACAAATGGATGCCATCTATAACTGTATCCAGAATTTGATTATGAACACCAATCCTGTATGCACTCTCTGCCCCAGTAAAAGTCTCATCTTGTGCCATCTCTCCAGGCATGGTTTTCTTCTTTCGAGACCTTTTTCGTTGGCATAGTGTTCTCTAACTCCAGCTCTGTTTCCTCATCTCGTTGCTGCAACTTCCTGTTGGCCCACTGAGCAAATGTGTCTGCAGCTGCCTTGACCTTTTAAAAAATCTCTTGCCATTCCTTTCAGCTGCTCCTCTGTAGACACAACCATACGATGCGCAGACAGAATGTCCATTCCACTTGTTTgaagatattttttttaactggtgAGGTGACCTGAAATATTCTAAGGAATATCTGAGCTGTAAGTATTGTTTCATACTTCAGCAACCCCTCAATGTATCCTTGTGCCTTGACCTGTGCAGTAGTGTTGATGTGAGAAGGACATCAACATACACAGAACCTCATCTGGATTTCCAAAAAGCTCCAAAGACCTTCTTTAAAGGCACTGTCTTTAGCCCACCAGTGAGTCTCTCCGAATTGGAGCAAGATGTCTGTATTTTGAGTCCTtgctctccttctcccaaatgttCATCCTCTGGTAGGATTCACAGAAGAACACAGCGATGttgttaatgagagagagagaaaaaaaagtgacCCACTTGGCAAGACactctctctgttgtgtctgccaaaacaaggtaaaaaaaaaatgtgtggatAGCAACCACACATGCAATGGATTGGTGGACTTTACATTGTGTGTCGGATGGTGTTAATGACGTTATCGATGGTAGTCTTTCGTGATAGAGTGATTAGAGAGCATCTGCCCCCTTCTTGACCCAGGCAGTTTCCTGCTTTTCTCTTATGCAGGCAGTGAGATGCTCTTTCATACACAGGTCGTACTTTCCCAGCAGTCAATGCTGCTGTCATCTAGCGTATAAGTTGCTTCAGACTGCATGCCTCTGTAGCTCAGACCCCTCTTGCCTATGACTTTAACAACTATCTATAATGCTCTCTAGCACTTGCCGCCTTCTGTGCACTTGCTCTCTATGAGCAGACATCTGACTGCCGAGGAACAGGGCTCTCAATGTTACCTTTGAAAGAACTTAGAAAGTAGGCCTCAGCATAACCTCTATGCATAATGCTCTTCTCATGCTCTTCCACTCTCTGATGGATATGCttctgtaacagtatagcttccgtccctctcctcgccccaacctgggctcgaaccagggaccctctgcacacatcaacaacagtcacccacgaagcatcgttacccatcgcgccacaaaagccgcggcccttgcagagcaaggggaacaactacttaaggtcgcagagcgagtgacgtcaccgattgaaacgctattagcgcgcaccaccgctaactagctagccatttcacgtcGGTTACACTTCCAGTCTGCCATTCCATTCATGAAAAGGGCTGTTCTCTGTGGGCTTTTTAAATACCATACAAATGAAAGCAGAATAAAGCATTGTTCTCTTCATTGTAAATGACAACCACTTCTTGattggtcccatctttacaaaAGGAAACCTTCTGCACCACAGACTTTTCACATTTTTGTTGGGGGCGGAaactaaaaaaacaaacatatctAGGTCCCCATGACTACGGCCTCTTAAAATTAGGTTGGCATCCTGGCTCTGGCTTAATCTACATCTGTCCACTGCAGATGCACTATCCTCAACCTGGATGAGTAATTACTATACATttgtatattattataatattataacatTAAATACAAAGTATAATGTTAATATAATAGTATACTGTTAGTATAATATTAATATATTAATTATATAATAGGATACTATATACCACTAGTATACTATTAATATATTAATTATATAATAGTATACTATATACCACTAGTATAATATTAATATATGAATTATATAAATACAAAGTATAATGTTAATATAATAGTATAATGTTAGTTTAATATTAATATATTAATTATATAATAGGATACTATATACCactaatataatattaatatattaATTATATAAATACAAAGTATAATGTTAATATAATAGTATAATGTTAGTATAATATTAATATGTTAATTATATAATAGGATACTATATACCACTAGTATAATATTAATATATTAATTATATAAATACAAAGTATAATGTTAATATAATAGTATAATgttaatataatattaatatattaATTATATAATAGGATACTATATACCACTAGTATAATATTAATATCTTAATTATATAATAGGATACTATATACCACTAGTATAATATTAATATATTAATTATATAATAGGATACTATATACCACTAGTATGATATTAATATATTAATTATATAATAGGATACTATATACCACTAGTATGATATTAATATATTAATTATATAATAGGATACTATATACCACTAGTATAATATTAATATGTTAATTATATAATAGGATACTATATACCACTAGTATAATATTAATATATTAATTATATAATAGGATACTATATACCACTAGTATGATATTAATTCCAATTGGACAATACAGCAGTTTAGGAAATACACAACCACAACATTTCTAATTTTTTGTAGGTTTTGTTCCGTCATTAAATCCTTGTGAAAGAAAAATGGTCTCCATTTGGTGGTTAGTCTCTAGTGTGTTAATGCTTAGTActaacttgtcaataatcagAACCAGTCATGCAGAACAATGAGTTCAACGTTTCCAACGTTTGCTGTTGCACGTAAACCCTTTTTTTTTTATGTCCCGCCCCATCCAGGCTGTGATTGCTCAGTTCACGAAAAGTGACATTGACGAGCGTTTGTTTCAACAAAAAGGCACCCGATATATAGCTAAATAGCCAGCTAGCCAAACCCAAACATTGCTTATCTTATCCCTATTGTCTTCTGTCTTACCACTTCAGCTGCAAAATCCTTTAACTAACAGTTGAACTGGTATCGCTTGGCTCAATGggttgctctctctgctctctctctcctctctgctgccagTGCCTTCAGGCTCACTAGGCTGAGATGATTGATTGGTAACGGCGCCAAATGAATAATTTGCCATTTTAAAACTGGATCAGCCTCAAGGTACTGCAACCTCTTTTCTCTCATATTAGGGCATGGAACCAGTAGAGCCAGAGAAATAGTTCAGAAATAGACCTGTACTCGCCTTAAGCCAGGTTCATGCATGTAGGAACCATAATAACAATCCTTGGCACTTTACAGAAATAACCATACGTGTCATCCTGCTAACTCCTCTGAAAGGGACACCCATGTTCTGGAAAAGACCCAAGAGGtgtaaccatagcaacagtaCATAGTTGGCCACAACCCAGTTACAGGAATAACCAGGCATGTCTACACCCCAGACAGGTGCATGTCTCCATCCAGACAGGTGCATGTCTAAGGGTGTCTAATGGCACAGAGCACATATATCAAATGACACAGAGCACATATATCAAATGACACAGATCACATATCTAATGACACAGATCACATATCTAATGACACAGAGCACATATATCTAATGACACAGAGCACATATATCTAATGACACAGAGCACATATATCAAATGACACAGAGCACGTATAGAGTGCACTAGTTTTGCTGGctcctgaaataaataattgccaCATATGTACTGAAAAATTCACAATACACCACCTTTAAAGtttttttctctttttgtttTGTCCATCTTGCTCCAATCAACTATTTATCCAAATGTCACCATTTTAACAGAGATGGGAAAGGGGCGGGGCCCAGGTAAAGTTAGAATGGActggtcagtcagacacacagcacTTGGTTATTTATATTTTGCGTTGTATCGGCCCCAATTGTCAAGCAGCCCAACGGGAAAACTCCCAATGCTCCAGATGGCAAGTCCGTTATTGGCTCTGAGAGAAGATGTCGCAGCTGGACCCTATATAGGGCTTAGAGAGTTAGACTGCTCTGAGAGAAGACGTCGCAGCTGGACCCTATATAGGGCATAGAGAGTTAGACTGCTCTGAGAGAAGACGTCGCAGCTGGACCCTATATAGGGCTTAGAGAGTTAGACTGCTCTGAGAGAAGACGTCGCAGCTGGACCCTATATAGGGCATAGAGAGTTAGAGACACCTGAGGTATGACTGCTCTGAGAGAAGACGTCGCAGCTGGACCCTATATAAGGCATAGAGAGTTAGACTGCTCTGAGAGATGACGTCGCAGCTGGACCCTATATAAGGCATAGAGAGTCAGACTGCTCTGAGAGATGACGTCGCAGCTGGACCCTATATAGGGCATAGAGAGTCAGACTGCTCTGAGAGATGACGTCGCAGCTGGACCCTATATAGGGCATAGAGAGTTAGACTGCTCTGAGAGATGACGTCGCAGCTGGACCTATGGGAGAAAGGTAGACTTGCTGagggaaagaaaaatagaaatacATTAGCTAGCGAAAGAGGAGACTGGCAGCTGACCCTGAGTGGAGAAAACAGGTGGCCATACATCCCCAAGTAGGAACCACGGAACGGCCAGGCAAGCTGAATGTATGGCCATGACTAAATATATGCCAAGCGTAAGCATGCAATGCAGGCATTATTTTCATATCCATATGAGGAGAGTCTAGCCCctactatgttagagctaaaagcagatatgggtgttatccagccactactatgttagagctaaaagcagatatgggcgttatccatTGGGTTGAAAGAAAAAGGTGGCAGAACGCATAGGAGGTTTtacttcatttacataaaggatggacctatGTATTGTATATGCATAAAAGCAGAGCCGGGGCCTAAGGAAGGCAGTTGTTGTCCGCGGACCGGCTCGGCTTTATTACTCtttattaaagtctatattgaatttacaagttcttgtaagaagtgttattcttaagacaattttccacgacagaCCCTATATAAATTATTTTTCTTTTCGGTGACGACGCACACACCAACTTGACGTCATAACAAAATGGCAGCCTACTTGAGCCGGTTGCACCACATTTCACTCCACGTTACAAACGTGGATAAAATAGCGTATGAACTGGTTTCTAAATTTAAGTTTAATTTATTTGTTGCGAGGCTGACGGAGAAGTCTAAACAGTTGGCTTTTAGAAAAGGAGCGGCAGTTTTCGTCGTCAATGAAAGACCAAACAAGTCCCCTCTTGAATTGAACGGAGTAACGCTATCGACCGGGAGAGGGATATCTCCTTCACAATCGGAACCGGGATGGACTAACAACATTCAACCGGGGGAAAACAACGACAAGGATCCGAATTGTCTTTACGATGTCCACCCACATTATCCCGTCGATACCGCGTCTAACGTCTGTTTCGAAGTGGAAGATGTGGAAAGGTCATTCAAGTCTCTTCGTAACCTCGGCTGCGATTTCTTGGTTCCCCCGACAGAGGTGTGTGACGAGAAGGGACTTGTCACCTATTCAGTCGTCAAATCAATATTGGGAAATGTGAACCACACGCTCGTTGACACGAGTAAATATAAGGGGAGCTTCTTACCCGGGTTTCAGGAGGTTGAAAACGTGGCTAAGAGTACAGAGTCATGTCCAATCACTCATTTTGATCACATTACCTATGCTTGTCCAAGACGGTGCACACCGCAGGTGATGAGCTGGTATGAGCGACACTTTGGCTTCCAGAGATTCTTCATTGACAGGTTAAGtggctttgtttaaaaaaaaaaatggttctgTAATTGAAAATAATGAATTGTTAGATGATTATTGATCATGCATCTCAATACAAAGTGATATGAATAAAAGTTATTGTGAGTACAGAACATTTTTGTTTGGGTTTGGCACCAGACCTGTTAGTGCTGTCATGCCACTCTGTGTCATAAGCCAAACATATGGCAGAGTGGAATGATAGCACAAACCGGGTTTGGTACCCAGGCTAAGCTATAAGGATAAACCATATAATTAGGCATTTTAATACTAATTAAATAGTATGTCTATGGGATCAACAATTAAGAAAAATAGATTCTCTTTCTGTAAGTGTTTTTTTTCATCAGGGACAATAAATACATGGATTCTGTCTGTTTCCCTGAGCAGTAATGAGGATGTGGATGAGGGCTATGTTCTGAACAAGGAGGGCATTGGACTGCGTCTCACAGCCATGGAGTACTGGAAATGCAGCGAAACAGGAATCAAGCTTCCCTTCACAGATAGGAAACAACCGGACTGCAAGTTTGTCATTGCAGAGTCGCTGCCTGAACAAGGTCATCACTTTCTAAGAGTTATACTGCTCATTTCTTCATATTTAGTTTTTTTCCCACGGTTCCTcaaatcctctcctcctctttctcaccTGTATTGGAAGAGAAGGTCAAAGGTCTCTCGGCTTCAATAGGATTTGAGGAGGTTAGGAGTAGAGGTTGACACGGGAATGAAAATTCAGTCAAATTATTTTCCCCCTGTACTGCCCTGACCCGGCAACAGTTCTATAACCCCAGAACTTTCCTGTCCCTTCCTGATAAAATCCGTCCCGTCCCGTGCGCAGAAATATGTAGGCTATTGTTTGTTTAGGAAGTATTACAAATAATGTAATATTGCGACTGTGATTATGTGGTTGTATTGTCTAATTGTAGTTAAATGTTCAGACTGTAAGCCTAAATCTCTCTGGATGAGAAGGTATTCTATATGACCTAAATAGATGGGTGGAGGATGAGGACAGCGCCCCCTGCAGGATGGTCTGTTCACTAGTGTAAATCTGTAGCCTGACATCTGAGCACATATTAACATTTACAACGTCAACCTAAAAAATTAAATACAAGAACACCTAAACCGACAGTACAGCACAAGTCAATATATTTTCATTTCACTCTTCACCTCAAATGTCACGGGTTTTTAGTTAAATACTCAAACAATTGGTCTTGATGGTAAAGTTGTTGTGGGTAGAGCAGCTCTGCCGCTTGTCCCGCTCTGCGGTTGGTAGACTATTTGATTGAAATGCAGCATttgtgttttaattttttttttaacaagccGTATACTCGGGGTTTCTTCGTTGTCAAATACAACAAATACAACAAAAGTGATGGGACCTTGGCTGTAATGTTAGTGATGGGACCTTGGCTGTAATGTTAGTGATGGGACCTTGGCTGTAATGTTAGTGATGGGACCTTGGCTGTAATGTTAGTGATGGGACCTTGGCTGTAATGTTAGTGATGGGACCTTGGCTGTAATGTTAGTGATGGGACCTTGGCTGTAATGTTAGTGATGGGACCTTGGCTGTAATGTTAGTGATGGGACCTTGGCTGTAATGTTAGTGATGGGACCTTGGCTGTAATGTTAGTGATGGGACCTTGGCTGTAATGTTAGTGATGGGACCTTGGCTGTAATGTTAGTGATGGGACCTTGGCTGTAATGTTAGCGATGGGACCTTGGCTGTAATGTTAGCGATGGGACCTTGGATGGAACAAGACACTGTAATTCCTCCATGGAAGACTTCATAATTTAGCCTGCTAATGTCGGTTAGCATCTGAGGTAACCTAATGACTGGCGCGAGAGTGAGCCGCGGGGGAAATTACCTTATTTTAAATTTTACTCAAATTGCTACACTGTTGTTGTTTTGAAGAAATGCTCCACACATGACATATTTCTGCCCCCAAAAAACTCAGTTTATAACTATTTGTATAGACTGTCGATCCTGTCCCGAAATGGACTTGAGAACTTCACTTCCT is a window of Salmo salar chromosome ssa18, Ssal_v3.1, whole genome shotgun sequence DNA encoding:
- the LOC106560341 gene encoding 4-hydroxyphenylpyruvate dioxygenase-like protein gives rise to the protein MAAYLSRLHHISLHVTNVDKIAYELVSKFKFNLFVARLTEKSKQLAFRKGAAVFVVNERPNKSPLELNGVTLSTGRGISPSQSEPGWTNNIQPGENNDKDPNCLYDVHPHYPVDTASNVCFEVEDVERSFKSLRNLGCDFLVPPTEVCDEKGLVTYSVVKSILGNVNHTLVDTSKYKGSFLPGFQEVENVAKSTESCPITHFDHITYACPRRCTPQVMSWYERHFGFQRFFIDSNEDVDEGYVLNKEGIGLRLTAMEYWKCSETGIKLPFTDRKQPDCKFVIAESLPEQGRNQVDTFLEQHRGPGIQHIGLYTQDIVSTAQTMGQAGVHFFSPPPAYYTEVGKQQEMEDVGYDPQMLSQHGILLDTDLRQAQTDPSCQTTDTQKKRYLLQVFTKPIFSEDTFFLELIERRGASGFGEGNIQALWRSVQAYMDTERAETEAQGENTTQPQNITPEPKHCHNA